Genomic window (Cupriavidus sp. D39):
GCTCGTCCTTAGCCCATCCCTTGGCGAGGCTCGCGGCCCTGGCCGCCAAGATCAGCTCTTTATCCTGGTAGATGGCCGATGCGCCGTCGTTGCCCTTCTTGGGCAACAGAAAACGCACCGTGTTGCGATTAGAGCCTAAGAATTTTTTGAGCCACGCGCCCAGCGTCGCATTGAGCTCGGCCGGATACGCCGGCAGGACAATCAACGGGATCTTGTTGTCCCACACGTTCGGGCGCAGCGCCTCTTCTACCTCATCCCACGGCGAGTTGTTCCATTCGCGCTTGAGCACAATAGTCCGATACATCCCGCTGATCTGCGCGTCGCCGCCGATAGCGTGGCGAATCTCGCTCGCCAGGAAATCGACGTCCTCGCCGTTTTGGAACAGCTTGTCGTTTCTGGCGTGAGCCATCAGCCGAGTGCGGGCGTTCTCCTCGAGCTTGAACACAAGGCGCGAGCCGGTCTTGTGGATGTTGTAGCTGTTGCTCTCGATCGAGGCGAGCTCGGCTTGGAAAGCGTTGTCGTCGAGCCTCGCGCCACGCGTGACATCGATTTGCAGCGTCTCGGGATCGGCGCCGACGCGCTGATTGTCCAGCGATAAGGAGCGCAGCCACAGCGACGTGAGAATCTCGCGTAAGTGCGGAACGCCGGTCAGATCGCCGCCCAAGGCCTCCTGGACTGCCGTAAGGTTACGCAGCGCGCGGTCGCGAAGCTGCTTGTGATGGTCGATGCCGACGTTGTCGATCAGAGCCGCCGCGCTGCCACGGTCATCGCCAGACAGCTCGAAGTCGGCCGGCGTGATCACCGGAATCGTGTCGCCCGCTGTCTTGAACAGTTCGACCAAGATCCGGACCAAATCACGCGTGCCTTGTGCCTTGATGGCGAAAATGACCTCGTCGTCCAGTAGTTGAAGCAGCTCTGGCGAGAACGGCCAGGCCTCGACGAAGCGCGCCCGATGCTTGTCGACTTCGCTCGCGGGGCGCTGACCCAGCCGGATGAACTCGGACAGATGAGGCTCGATCAGCGGGACAATCTGGGCCTCGGAGATGTTGATGCGGTTCTCGAAAATCCGATACAGCAACAAACGACGACGGTCGTGCTGGGCCTGCTCGCCCTTGAAATCGACGCGCACGGGATTGACGCGAAAGAGCTGCTGGGCAGCGTTAGAGCTGCCTTCGCGGACTGACACCACGAGCGTCAAGAGCTCGGGGTTGTTCTCCGCGATCTCCGACAAGAGCTGGATGAAATTGAAGGCCCATACTTGGCGGGGCTCCTGGGCGTCGCTGAGGCCGTCGAACCAGGTTTGGAACTCGTCGAGCAGCAACGCGCAGGGCTTGCTTTTGAACATCGCCACCAGGATGTCCTTGCCTGGAACCTCGGTCTTTTGACCTGCCCAGACGCCGCGGGCATATTCGCCGTTGGGATGGCGCGCGAACAGCAAATCCCATAGGTAGGCGAAGCGCCGATCGTGCAGTGGCTCGGCGATGACATGGCGCGCGCTGTGAAGTCCAAGCTGTGCGAGCTCAGGACGGCCCAGCT
Coding sequences:
- a CDS encoding DUF499 domain-containing protein; amino-acid sequence: MLGLQLRDEFKGARLRGTTIDFTNDAKTGALDMAAQDFLRITYPSVDLIKTIKAAAPGSNRAVVLIGDKGQGKSHLMAALCHLLRDPEAGEAWLKDWSDKLGRPELAQLGLHSARHVIAEPLHDRRFAYLWDLLFARHPNGEYARGVWAGQKTEVPGKDILVAMFKSKPCALLLDEFQTWFDGLSDAQEPRQVWAFNFIQLLSEIAENNPELLTLVVSVREGSSNAAQQLFRVNPVRVDFKGEQAQHDRRRLLLYRIFENRINISEAQIVPLIEPHLSEFIRLGQRPASEVDKHRARFVEAWPFSPELLQLLDDEVIFAIKAQGTRDLVRILVELFKTAGDTIPVITPADFELSGDDRGSAAALIDNVGIDHHKQLRDRALRNLTAVQEALGGDLTGVPHLREILTSLWLRSLSLDNQRVGADPETLQIDVTRGARLDDNAFQAELASIESNSYNIHKTGSRLVFKLEENARTRLMAHARNDKLFQNGEDVDFLASEIRHAIGGDAQISGMYRTIVLKREWNNSPWDEVEEALRPNVWDNKIPLIVLPAYPAELNATLGAWLKKFLGSNRNTVRFLLPKKGNDGASAIYQDKELILAARAASLAKGWAKDEPAYKALSTEFLGALKTRIAERFDRFAILSVWNHEDSSKCVFSVEPHGTKGDKIPAAIQEKIKQNLFVDEDFDELVVSFAEKNMSMAKLLVELREPRGGGLDCIPWLGEAEAKDSVLAACAAGQITIHARGLNSLQVVPGEPGDVALRRMKRDFNVTGKQLEDTTLSKPGSAPSSSGQTPIVLPVGGIGGLPGIAPVPGAPGAPAPGDAPPQNPFGDPPPAGGGAGTHAPITTKLESAPTSGLNLLSRVVDTWHVGPATMVRNVSIKVEKLTGAQLQQLIRNLPDGLSYGLDADKEES